The Eubacteriaceae bacterium Marseille-Q4139 genome has a window encoding:
- a CDS encoding ABC transporter ATP-binding protein, translating to MLDIHEISKTFNAGTVNEKTALDGLSLHLNEGDFVTVIGGNGAGKSTMLNAVAGVWAVDSGTIKIDSVDVTKFPEYKRADFLGRVFQDPMTGTAATMQIEENMALAARRGKFRSLRKGITAKERDGYREQLEILGLGLENRLTSKVGLLSGGQRQALTLLMATLKRPRLLLLDEHTAALDPKTAAKVLEITDKIVERDRLTTLMITHNMKDAIAHGNRLIMMNAGKVIFDVAGEEKKKLTVKDLLLKFEEANGEELANDRMILA from the coding sequence GTGCTTGATATCCATGAAATCAGCAAGACCTTCAATGCAGGCACCGTCAATGAAAAGACGGCGCTGGACGGGCTTTCCCTCCACTTAAACGAAGGCGACTTCGTGACGGTCATCGGCGGGAACGGCGCCGGGAAATCTACGATGTTAAACGCCGTAGCAGGCGTCTGGGCCGTGGATTCCGGAACCATCAAAATCGACAGTGTCGATGTGACGAAGTTTCCGGAGTACAAACGGGCTGACTTTTTAGGCCGGGTTTTCCAGGATCCCATGACCGGGACGGCCGCCACCATGCAGATCGAGGAAAACATGGCTCTCGCCGCAAGGCGCGGAAAATTCCGCTCCTTAAGGAAAGGAATCACGGCAAAGGAGCGGGACGGCTATCGGGAACAGCTTGAGATTTTAGGCCTTGGCCTGGAAAACCGTCTGACCTCCAAGGTGGGGCTGTTATCCGGCGGCCAGAGACAGGCGTTAACGCTTCTCATGGCGACGCTTAAGCGCCCGAGGCTTCTGCTTCTCGATGAGCACACGGCAGCCCTCGACCCCAAGACGGCCGCCAAGGTGTTGGAAATCACGGATAAGATTGTGGAACGCGACCGATTAACGACCTTGATGATTACCCACAACATGAAAGACGCCATCGCCCACGGAAACCGCCTCATTATGATGAACGCGGGAAAGGTGATTTTCGACGTGGCCGGTGAAGAAAAGAAAAAGCTCACCGTAAAGGACCTGCTCTTAAAATTCGAGGAGGCAAACGGAGAGGAGCTTGCAAACGACAGGATGATCCTGGCATAG
- the recQ gene encoding DNA helicase RecQ translates to METEKLHILKQYFGYDSFREGQELLIDGLLSGRDVLGIMPTGAGKSLCYQIPALLFSGITLVVSPLISLMKDQVAALNQAGIHAAYLNSSLTPGQYHKALDYARAGRYPIIYVAPERLLTPEFLDFAAGAEISMVAVDEAHCVSQWGQDFRPSYLKIPEFIGRLKKRPVIGAFTATATREVRDDILDLLMLRDPVLTSTGFNRPNLYFGVETPRDKYEALKNFIECRPGQCGIVYCLTRKLVEEVCERLMKDGFSVTRYHAGLSDEERRKNQDDFIYDRAQIMVATNAFGMGIDKSNVRWVVHYNMPKNMESYYQEAGRAGRDGEPAECILLYGGQDVVTNQLFIENSQENLELDPVSRALTAERDRERLKRMTYYCFTSGCLRDYILRYFGEYGPNYCGNCKNCLSHFETVDMTEAAKAIIGCVKECRERYGSTVLLDTLRGASTAKIRQYRLEEASCYGCLKEMPLPKLRQVFNELLLKNFLATTNDGYMIVKLTEQSEELLKDGAKFEMKMAKEMEREKKPKKTAARKAGRKDGGAGLGEKEETLFETLRALRAEIAKEEKVPPYIVFSDRTLVHMCLVKPKNREEMLSVSGVGEYKYGKYGERFLTCLQNVL, encoded by the coding sequence TTGGAGACAGAAAAATTACATATCCTGAAACAGTATTTTGGCTACGACAGCTTCCGGGAGGGACAGGAGCTTTTGATCGACGGCCTTCTTTCCGGCCGCGACGTTCTGGGGATCATGCCCACGGGTGCGGGAAAATCCCTCTGCTACCAGATCCCGGCGCTTCTATTTTCCGGCATTACGCTGGTGGTTTCGCCGCTCATTTCCCTGATGAAGGATCAGGTGGCCGCCCTAAATCAGGCCGGTATCCATGCCGCCTATTTAAACAGCTCCTTAACGCCCGGCCAGTACCATAAAGCGTTAGATTATGCCAGGGCAGGCCGCTATCCGATCATCTATGTGGCGCCGGAGCGGCTTTTGACTCCGGAATTCCTGGACTTTGCGGCAGGCGCAGAGATTTCCATGGTGGCCGTGGATGAGGCCCACTGCGTATCCCAGTGGGGCCAGGACTTCCGGCCGAGCTATTTAAAGATTCCCGAATTTATCGGGCGTTTGAAAAAGCGGCCGGTCATCGGCGCCTTTACGGCCACTGCGACGCGGGAGGTGCGCGACGATATCCTGGATCTTTTAATGCTCAGGGATCCTGTTTTAACTTCCACCGGGTTCAACCGCCCGAACCTGTATTTCGGCGTCGAGACGCCGAGGGACAAGTACGAAGCCCTGAAAAACTTCATCGAGTGCCGGCCGGGGCAGTGCGGCATCGTCTACTGCCTGACGAGGAAGCTGGTGGAGGAAGTCTGCGAAAGACTCATGAAGGACGGGTTTTCCGTCACCAGGTACCATGCCGGACTGAGCGATGAGGAACGGCGGAAAAATCAGGACGATTTCATCTATGACCGGGCTCAGATCATGGTGGCGACCAACGCCTTCGGCATGGGAATCGACAAATCCAACGTCCGCTGGGTGGTGCATTACAACATGCCGAAAAACATGGAAAGCTATTATCAGGAGGCCGGCCGCGCCGGGAGAGACGGGGAACCGGCCGAGTGCATTCTCCTTTACGGCGGTCAGGATGTGGTGACGAATCAGCTTTTTATCGAAAACAGCCAGGAAAATCTGGAGCTGGACCCCGTATCCCGCGCCCTGACGGCAGAGCGGGACAGAGAGCGGTTAAAGCGGATGACGTATTACTGCTTTACAAGCGGCTGCCTGCGGGATTATATCCTGCGGTATTTCGGTGAGTACGGCCCCAACTACTGCGGGAACTGCAAAAACTGCCTGAGCCATTTTGAAACGGTTGATATGACGGAGGCGGCAAAAGCCATCATCGGCTGCGTGAAGGAGTGCCGGGAGCGGTATGGGAGCACGGTGCTTTTGGACACGCTCCGCGGCGCTTCCACGGCCAAAATCCGACAGTACCGCCTGGAGGAAGCTTCCTGTTACGGCTGTTTAAAGGAGATGCCGCTTCCAAAGCTCAGGCAGGTGTTTAACGAGCTTCTTTTAAAGAATTTCCTCGCCACCACCAACGACGGGTACATGATTGTAAAGCTGACGGAACAGTCCGAAGAGCTTCTTAAGGACGGCGCGAAGTTTGAGATGAAGATGGCAAAGGAGATGGAGAGGGAAAAGAAGCCGAAAAAGACTGCTGCCAGAAAGGCTGGACGGAAAGACGGCGGCGCCGGTCTTGGGGAAAAGGAAGAAACCCTGTTTGAGACGCTCAGGGCTCTCCGGGCAGAAATTGCTAAAGAGGAGAAGGTACCGCCATATATTGTCTTTTCCGACAGGACGCTTGTCCATATGTGCCTTGTGAAGCCGAAAAACCGGGAGGAGATGCTGTCGGTTTCCGGCGTCGGGGAATACAAATACGGGAAATATGGGGAACGGTTTTTGACCTGCCTTCAAAACGTCTTATAA
- the ybaK gene encoding Cys-tRNA(Pro) deacylase, producing the protein MTKTNVMRLLDAAKIPYEAKEYQVDENDLSGSHAADLMGADHGSMFKTLVLKGEKTGYLVCCIPVDGEVNLKKAAKAAGDKKVEMLHMKDLLSVTGYVRGGCSPIGMKKRFPTYIDESALAYEKIAVSAGMRGQQVVVSPRDLAAYVGAKFTDLQEK; encoded by the coding sequence ATGACAAAGACAAATGTGATGCGCCTTCTGGACGCGGCAAAAATCCCTTATGAGGCGAAGGAGTACCAGGTGGACGAAAACGATCTCTCCGGCAGCCATGCGGCTGATCTGATGGGCGCCGACCACGGCAGCATGTTCAAAACCCTGGTGTTAAAGGGGGAGAAGACGGGGTATCTTGTCTGCTGCATCCCGGTGGACGGCGAGGTGAATTTAAAGAAGGCGGCCAAGGCGGCAGGCGATAAGAAGGTGGAGATGCTGCACATGAAGGATTTGCTCTCCGTGACCGGCTACGTCCGGGGCGGATGCTCGCCCATCGGCATGAAAAAGCGGTTCCCGACTTACATCGACGAATCGGCCCTTGCCTATGAAAAAATTGCCGTAAGCGCAGGAATGAGAGGGCAACAGGTTGTCGTTTCCCCCAGAGATTTGGCAGCCTATGTGGGGGCAAAGTTCACAGATTTGCAGGAAAAATAG
- a CDS encoding cell wall hydrolase has translation MEAWNSFLQTVFQFVKSLFANVSKKMHRNAAVLTTGVAVVTVIAFTAGDFHGGGRNALVAFAETPGASSPAEAELEETQAAAEPDMDELPVQTDVQEAAEHESETTEAENEDETIADGETAPEEAKEAESQETEEGTESSQESDGASKDEIKAAGLSGERKMTDGIRSAKGTRAPGDAGDQDGGDEAGEASNGTGLEQIEDDGSEASVQVTACSADDYEVLLRIVQAEAGGCDLKGRILVANVILNRVKSDEFPDTIRGVVYEKSQFSPVSNGSINTCKVSEKTVEAVDRALAGEDYSQGALYFMNRRASSGKNVRWFDSHLDYLFQHGNHEFFK, from the coding sequence ATGGAGGCATGGAACTCATTTCTTCAGACAGTCTTCCAATTCGTGAAATCACTGTTTGCGAATGTATCGAAAAAGATGCACCGGAACGCAGCCGTCCTGACGACGGGCGTGGCGGTCGTGACTGTGATTGCATTTACGGCAGGCGATTTCCATGGAGGCGGAAGGAATGCCCTTGTGGCATTTGCCGAGACGCCGGGAGCATCGTCTCCCGCGGAGGCTGAACTGGAGGAGACGCAGGCTGCCGCAGAGCCGGATATGGACGAACTTCCTGTTCAGACAGACGTACAGGAAGCGGCAGAACATGAGTCAGAGACAACCGAAGCTGAAAATGAAGATGAAACCATAGCAGACGGGGAGACAGCTCCCGAGGAAGCAAAGGAAGCCGAGAGCCAGGAGACGGAAGAAGGAACCGAAAGCAGTCAGGAATCGGACGGCGCTTCTAAGGATGAAATAAAAGCGGCCGGGCTTTCCGGTGAGAGAAAGATGACTGACGGAATCCGTTCCGCTAAAGGGACGAGGGCACCCGGTGATGCGGGAGACCAGGACGGCGGCGATGAGGCAGGAGAAGCTTCAAACGGTACGGGCCTTGAACAGATTGAGGACGACGGAAGCGAAGCTTCTGTTCAGGTGACGGCCTGCTCGGCAGACGACTACGAGGTGCTTCTCCGGATCGTTCAGGCTGAGGCCGGAGGCTGTGATTTAAAGGGACGGATCCTGGTGGCAAACGTGATTTTGAACCGGGTAAAGAGCGACGAATTCCCGGACACGATCCGCGGCGTCGTCTACGAGAAATCCCAGTTTTCCCCGGTGAGCAACGGCTCCATCAATACCTGTAAGGTATCGGAGAAGACCGTTGAGGCGGTGGACCGGGCGTTAGCCGGCGAGGATTATTCCCAGGGCGCGCTCTATTTCATGAACCGCAGGGCATCTTCCGGAAAGAATGTCCGCTGGTTTGACAGCCATCTGGACTACCTGTTCCAGCACGGGAACCATGAATTTTTTAAATAG
- a CDS encoding phosphoenolpyruvate carboxykinase (ATP) yields MATKAYYPISEIGKGKVGFSKTRSIIEGAFYGNNVVKVNTLREAYELAKNSPGTIVTDMPVYRGEEFGLDKDAKVLLFNDGAITGRYATARRIAGEPGVNCEELDKVVMDAVYEARWKTLYHAEVYVGLDPEFMVKAHLLIPEGEENIMYNWMLNFQYMSTEYVKMYKNSKPVGDGKEPDIYIFSDPQWTGSDRPSVSLDCLSDPQKKTLCYFNTDTNCACILGMRYFGEHKKGTLTMAWAIANRNGYASCHGGQKEYTLADGSKYVASVYGLSGSGKSTLTHAKHGGKYEIKVLHDDAFIINTDTCASIALEPTYFDKTADYPTGCDDNKYLLTVQNCSATLDEDGKVQIVTEDIRNGNGRAIKSKLWSPNRVDRIDAPVNAIFWIMKDPTIPPVVKLKGASLASVMGATLATKRSSAERLAPGVDPNKLVVVPYANPFRTYPLANDYEKFKKLVEEKNVDCYIVNTGDFMGKKVKPADTLGILEAIVEGKADFHKWGPFSDIEIMDWEGFVPDMNDPEYVSQLKARMNDRVNEIKEFAEAKEGYDKLPDDALAALEKVVAELN; encoded by the coding sequence ATGGCAACAAAAGCGTATTATCCGATTTCTGAAATTGGAAAGGGCAAGGTTGGCTTTTCCAAAACACGTTCCATCATCGAGGGGGCTTTCTACGGGAACAACGTCGTAAAGGTGAACACCCTGAGAGAGGCTTATGAGCTGGCTAAAAATTCCCCGGGCACCATCGTGACCGACATGCCGGTTTACCGCGGCGAGGAATTCGGCCTTGATAAGGACGCGAAGGTTCTTCTGTTCAACGACGGTGCAATCACAGGCCGTTACGCAACTGCACGCCGGATTGCAGGTGAGCCCGGCGTAAACTGCGAGGAACTTGACAAGGTCGTCATGGACGCCGTTTACGAGGCAAGATGGAAGACCCTGTACCACGCAGAGGTCTATGTAGGACTTGATCCGGAGTTCATGGTGAAGGCCCACCTTCTGATCCCGGAGGGCGAGGAGAACATCATGTACAACTGGATGTTAAACTTCCAGTACATGTCTACGGAGTATGTGAAGATGTACAAGAATTCCAAACCGGTCGGAGACGGAAAAGAGCCGGATATCTACATCTTCTCGGATCCCCAGTGGACAGGCTCCGACAGGCCGAGCGTATCCTTAGACTGCCTGTCTGACCCGCAGAAGAAGACGCTCTGCTACTTCAACACCGATACCAACTGCGCCTGCATCCTGGGCATGAGATATTTCGGCGAGCACAAGAAGGGCACCCTGACGATGGCATGGGCCATCGCAAACCGCAACGGCTACGCTTCCTGCCACGGCGGCCAGAAGGAGTACACGCTGGCTGACGGCAGCAAATATGTGGCTTCCGTATATGGCCTTTCCGGCTCCGGAAAATCCACGCTGACCCACGCAAAGCACGGCGGAAAGTATGAGATCAAGGTTCTTCACGATGACGCCTTCATCATCAACACCGATACGTGTGCGTCCATCGCCCTTGAGCCCACCTACTTTGATAAGACGGCCGATTATCCGACCGGCTGCGACGACAACAAGTACCTTCTGACGGTTCAGAACTGCTCCGCTACTCTTGATGAGGACGGAAAGGTTCAGATTGTGACAGAGGATATCAGAAACGGCAACGGCCGCGCCATCAAGTCCAAGCTCTGGTCTCCGAACCGTGTGGACAGAATTGACGCTCCGGTCAATGCGATCTTCTGGATCATGAAGGATCCGACGATCCCGCCGGTTGTAAAATTAAAAGGTGCTTCCCTGGCATCCGTTATGGGCGCTACCCTGGCTACCAAGCGTTCCTCCGCAGAGCGTCTTGCTCCCGGCGTAGATCCCAACAAGCTGGTGGTTGTTCCCTATGCAAACCCGTTCCGTACTTACCCGCTTGCCAACGACTATGAGAAGTTCAAAAAGCTGGTAGAGGAGAAGAACGTAGACTGCTACATCGTCAATACCGGTGATTTCATGGGCAAGAAGGTAAAACCTGCCGATACCCTTGGAATCCTGGAGGCCATCGTAGAGGGCAAGGCTGACTTCCATAAGTGGGGCCCGTTCTCCGATATCGAGATCATGGATTGGGAGGGCTTCGTGCCGGATATGAACGATCCGGAGTATGTAAGCCAGTTAAAGGCCCGCATGAACGACCGTGTCAACGAGATCAAAGAGTTCGCAGAGGCCAAGGAAGGCTATGACAAGCTTCCGGACGATGCGCTTGCAGCACTTGAGAAGGTTGTTGCTGAATTAAATTAA
- a CDS encoding HAD family hydrolase produces the protein MEKTNIFFDLDGTLTDSMPGITRAVQYALKRYGIVEDDLEKLRPFVGPPLPESFKAYYQFSQEDADAAVYVFREYYNEIGWAQNSVYDGVEDMLSGLKAAGKKLYVATSKPEDMAKRVLGHFGLTEYFTFIGGANDDSSRVEKDDVIRYVMENCGLSDRDSIIMVGDRRHDIAGAHKAGLAAVGVLYGYGSEKELSDAGAEWIVGTAAELLSLLKGL, from the coding sequence ATGGAGAAGACGAACATTTTTTTTGATCTGGACGGCACGCTGACGGATTCCATGCCGGGGATTACGCGGGCCGTGCAGTATGCGCTGAAGCGGTACGGGATCGTCGAGGACGACTTGGAAAAGCTGCGCCCGTTTGTGGGGCCGCCGCTTCCTGAAAGCTTTAAAGCTTACTACCAGTTTTCCCAAGAGGACGCTGATGCGGCCGTCTATGTGTTCCGGGAGTATTATAACGAAATAGGATGGGCGCAGAACTCGGTTTATGATGGAGTGGAAGATATGCTTTCCGGGCTTAAGGCAGCGGGAAAGAAGCTCTATGTGGCGACGTCGAAGCCGGAAGATATGGCAAAGCGCGTCTTGGGGCATTTCGGCCTTACGGAATATTTTACCTTCATCGGCGGCGCCAATGACGACAGCAGCCGCGTGGAAAAGGACGACGTGATCCGGTACGTGATGGAAAACTGCGGGCTTTCTGACCGGGATTCGATCATCATGGTTGGCGACCGGCGCCATGACATCGCAGGCGCCCACAAGGCGGGGCTTGCGGCTGTCGGTGTCCTTTACGGCTACGGAAGCGAAAAAGAGCTTTCCGACGCCGGGGCGGAGTGGATTGTCGGGACGGCCGCGGAGCTTCTTTCACTTTTAAAGGGGCTTTAA
- a CDS encoding helix-turn-helix transcriptional regulator: MTLGEKLKMYRKQKGVSQEKIAELVGVSRQAVTKWESGQTAPSTENLMALASIYGISLDELAADKKAGGADDRKILHTNLTLIAIILQASFLNAAIQPSQVRETDPPFMKTVELAIKFVPLFAASVWMAGNLRYEKDAAQYKKNARIELLYCLIQLAAAFFGYYSRLYFVGTVLLIINVLVYIFVINPRYMKRRLTREWKKKRDPLGR, translated from the coding sequence ATGACTCTTGGCGAAAAGCTTAAAATGTACAGAAAACAGAAAGGCGTATCCCAGGAAAAAATTGCGGAGCTTGTCGGCGTGAGCCGGCAGGCCGTGACGAAATGGGAAAGCGGCCAGACGGCGCCGAGCACGGAAAACCTGATGGCGCTGGCTTCCATTTACGGGATTTCCCTGGATGAGCTGGCGGCAGACAAAAAAGCCGGTGGTGCCGATGACAGGAAGATTCTGCATACGAACCTGACATTGATTGCCATTATCCTTCAGGCTTCCTTTTTAAACGCGGCCATACAGCCGTCTCAGGTTCGTGAGACGGATCCGCCGTTCATGAAGACCGTGGAGCTTGCCATAAAGTTTGTCCCGCTTTTTGCGGCTTCCGTCTGGATGGCCGGAAATCTCCGGTATGAAAAGGATGCCGCCCAGTATAAGAAAAACGCCAGGATTGAGCTTTTGTACTGTCTGATCCAGCTTGCGGCGGCGTTTTTCGGCTATTACAGCCGGCTGTATTTCGTCGGGACAGTGCTTTTGATTATCAATGTCCTGGTTTATATTTTTGTCATCAATCCCCGGTACATGAAAAGGCGGCTGACAAGAGAATGGAAAAAGAAGAGAGATCCCCTGGGCCGTTAG
- a CDS encoding RNA polymerase sigma factor: MNSGQQLERLIGQYQNLIFSICLRLTGDYFEAEDLAQDTFLSAYKNLANFDGANERAWLCRIATNKCIDYLKRAGRRSVPTDDEFFSSLTDSRSSPEELALEEAVKKQLYDRCCSLKTPYREVALAYFYYEMEAGEIAAKSGKNLKTVQTQIYRAKGMLKNLYRKEGGT, encoded by the coding sequence ATGAACAGCGGACAGCAGTTGGAGCGCCTGATCGGCCAGTATCAAAATCTTATATTTTCCATCTGCCTCCGCCTGACAGGAGACTATTTTGAGGCGGAGGACTTAGCCCAGGACACCTTCCTGTCGGCCTATAAGAACCTGGCGAATTTCGACGGGGCCAACGAGCGCGCATGGCTCTGCCGCATTGCCACCAACAAGTGCATCGACTATTTAAAGCGTGCCGGCCGCCGCTCGGTCCCCACCGACGACGAATTCTTTTCCTCCCTGACCGATTCCCGCTCTTCCCCGGAGGAGCTGGCCCTGGAAGAGGCCGTAAAAAAACAGCTCTACGACCGCTGCTGTTCCTTAAAAACCCCGTACCGCGAAGTGGCCCTGGCCTACTTCTATTACGAGATGGAAGCCGGAGAAATCGCAGCCAAAAGCGGGAAGAACTTAAAAACCGTACAGACCCAGATCTACCGGGCCAAAGGCATGTTAAAAAATCTCTATCGAAAGGAGGGGGGAACATGA
- a CDS encoding phosphopentomutase, producing the protein MKRVFLIVLDSVGIGEMPDAADYGDAGSDTLKAASKSPYFSMPNMKKLGLFNIDGVTCGERESAPSGAVARLTEKSKGKDTTTGHWEIAGLVSSEPMPVFPDGFPEELLKELEAATGRKILCNKPYSGTEVIKDYGREHLETGALIVYTSADSVLQIAAHEEKVPVSELYRYCEAARKICSGKWGVGRVIARPFTGEYPFERTVRRHDYSLEPPKKTMLNYLKDAGKDVLAVGKINDIFAGSGVTDMVRTEGNADGIEKTLLWEKRDFNGLCFTNLVDYDMLYGHRNDVDGYAKALTYFDERLPELLSGLGEEDIFMITADHGCDPSTPSTDHSREYVPLVMAGKPIKAGANLGTRACFGDIAATILEYLGVSGDVAGESFLKEILK; encoded by the coding sequence ATGAAAAGAGTTTTTTTGATTGTACTGGACAGCGTGGGGATCGGCGAGATGCCGGATGCGGCGGATTACGGGGATGCCGGAAGCGATACCTTAAAGGCAGCTTCCAAAAGCCCGTATTTTTCCATGCCGAACATGAAAAAGCTTGGACTTTTTAATATTGACGGAGTGACCTGCGGCGAAAGGGAGAGTGCGCCTTCTGGGGCGGTGGCCCGCCTTACGGAGAAGTCAAAGGGAAAGGATACGACAACGGGGCACTGGGAGATTGCAGGCCTGGTGTCCTCGGAGCCGATGCCGGTGTTCCCGGACGGCTTTCCGGAGGAGCTTTTAAAGGAGTTAGAGGCGGCTACCGGGAGGAAAATCCTCTGCAACAAGCCGTATTCCGGCACCGAGGTCATCAAGGATTACGGAAGGGAGCATCTGGAGACCGGGGCGCTCATCGTCTACACCTCCGCGGACAGCGTGCTTCAGATTGCCGCCCATGAGGAGAAGGTGCCGGTTTCTGAGCTTTACCGGTACTGTGAGGCGGCGCGGAAAATCTGTTCCGGGAAATGGGGTGTCGGCCGCGTGATCGCAAGGCCGTTTACAGGCGAATATCCCTTTGAGCGCACGGTGAGGCGCCACGATTATTCCCTTGAGCCGCCGAAAAAGACGATGCTCAATTATTTAAAGGATGCCGGAAAGGATGTGCTGGCAGTCGGAAAGATCAACGATATCTTTGCCGGCAGCGGTGTCACGGACATGGTGCGTACCGAGGGGAATGCGGACGGCATCGAGAAGACGCTTTTATGGGAAAAGCGGGATTTTAACGGCCTCTGCTTTACAAACCTGGTGGATTACGACATGCTTTACGGCCACAGGAACGATGTGGACGGCTACGCAAAGGCGCTGACGTATTTTGATGAGCGGCTGCCGGAGCTTCTTTCCGGCCTTGGGGAAGAAGATATTTTCATGATTACGGCCGACCACGGCTGCGACCCGTCGACGCCGTCCACGGATCACTCCAGGGAGTATGTGCCCCTTGTGATGGCAGGAAAGCCCATAAAAGCCGGCGCGAACCTGGGTACGAGAGCATGCTTTGGCGACATTGCCGCCACAATTCTTGAATATCTTGGCGTAAGCGGCGATGTGGCGGGCGAAAGCTTTTTAAAGGAAATCTTAAAATAA
- the deoC gene encoding deoxyribose-phosphate aldolase, translating to MEREKILACVDHTLLKQDAVWEDMKGICDDAVKYRTASVCIPPSFVKAARKYFDSLGESMAVCTVIGFPNGYCTAGTKAFETREALENGADEIDMVINIGDLKAKQYEKIEEEIRMLKEICGSKILKVIIETCLLTEEEKIAMCRIVTKAGADYIKTSTGFSTGGATFEDVALFAAHVGPGVKIKAAGGISSMEDAERFLSLGASRLGTSRIVKLVKEEEGR from the coding sequence ATGGAGAGAGAAAAAATTCTGGCCTGCGTGGATCACACACTTTTAAAGCAGGACGCTGTCTGGGAGGACATGAAAGGAATCTGCGACGATGCCGTTAAGTACCGCACGGCTTCCGTCTGTATCCCGCCGTCTTTTGTGAAGGCAGCCAGGAAATATTTTGACAGCCTGGGGGAGTCCATGGCTGTCTGCACGGTCATCGGCTTTCCAAACGGCTACTGCACGGCAGGGACGAAGGCCTTTGAGACGAGAGAAGCTCTGGAAAACGGGGCCGACGAGATCGACATGGTGATCAACATCGGCGATCTGAAGGCGAAGCAGTATGAGAAAATCGAGGAGGAGATCCGCATGTTAAAGGAAATCTGCGGATCGAAAATTTTAAAGGTGATTATTGAAACCTGCCTTCTCACGGAGGAAGAAAAAATCGCCATGTGCCGGATCGTTACAAAGGCCGGAGCCGACTATATCAAGACTTCCACAGGCTTCTCGACAGGCGGGGCCACGTTCGAGGATGTGGCTTTGTTTGCAGCCCATGTGGGGCCGGGCGTAAAGATCAAGGCGGCCGGCGGGATTTCTTCCATGGAAGACGCGGAGCGGTTCCTCTCCCTCGGTGCTTCCCGCCTTGGAACGAGCCGGATTGTGAAGCTTGTAAAAGAGGAGGAAGGCCGATGA
- a CDS encoding cytidine deaminase yields MKKEELIRAAMAALPNAYAPYSGFFVAAALLSESGRIYTGVNVENASYPAGCCAERTAAFSAAAAGERRFLAIAIAGGRGGAVTDFCPPCGICRQVLREFSDPEEFLVILAKSETEYKEYRLSELLPESFGPEYVTGTKGEHLHENV; encoded by the coding sequence ATGAAAAAGGAAGAGCTGATCCGTGCGGCCATGGCTGCGCTCCCCAATGCCTATGCGCCGTATTCCGGCTTTTTTGTGGCGGCAGCCCTGCTTTCAGAGAGCGGCCGGATCTATACAGGCGTCAACGTGGAGAACGCCTCTTATCCGGCAGGCTGCTGCGCCGAGCGGACGGCGGCTTTTTCTGCGGCGGCGGCCGGGGAACGGAGGTTTTTGGCCATTGCCATCGCAGGCGGCCGCGGCGGAGCTGTCACGGATTTCTGCCCGCCCTGCGGCATCTGCCGGCAGGTTCTCCGGGAATTTTCGGATCCGGAGGAGTTTCTTGTGATTCTTGCGAAGTCGGAGACGGAATATAAGGAATACCGGCTTTCGGAGCTTTTGCCGGAGAGCTTTGGGCCGGAGTATGTGACGGGGACGAAAGGAGAACACCTTCATGAGAATGTATGA